AGTTGTCATTATTTGAAGTACGATCAAAAAAATTCCGGGATTCGCAGAATCCACTTTTAGCAGTTTTGAGATCTTCGGACAACAGTAACAAATTATATTTGTTACCTCTGAATTCAAAAACACCTTTCTTTTTATTTTCGGGGAAGCAGCCATAAACCCAGTATCCATCTTTTGAATGATAGAAGGCCAAAAAATAGAATTCGGACAGAACTTCATTCATCAATTCACCACTGGTATTAAACCGCAGCAACTTCCTTTCAGGAAGAGAAAAGATTTCGATTAAATTGGTTTCGGGGTAATATACCATATCCGTAATTTCCATAAACTGTCCTTTTCCGGAACCGGCCCGCCCTATTCTTCTTATAAACTTTCCTTCCCTATTGAATAGCATAACCGATTGCGCTGGCTTATCCAAAATGATCAAAAAGAATCCGTAGCATATAGCTTAGTTGCACAACCAACAAAAACATCATCCCTGGTTTAGTTAGTCATATTTTCTCCTATTTTGATATAAACCAGCTATATTTTAACATTGCACTATTCTTAACAAAACAGATAGATAAGCAGTTGGTCAGGCACTTCAAGATCAAAAAATGGTCTTCAGAATTGCCAATAGATGCTTATGTATCCTTAGCTTTGCTAACAAACGATAGCTTTTATGAAGAAACTGGAAAACTACCTTTCCGGCCGTTGGATCACGGGAGACGGTGAAGGGCAGGCATTAACTGATGCGGTTACGGGGGAACTGATTGGTTATGCCAGCAGCCGTGGTCTTGATTTTGGATCGGCATTGGCTTATGGCCGTGAAAACGGAGGGGCTGCTTTGCGGAAGATGAGTTTCCAGGAACGGGGTTTAATGCTGCGTGCATTAGCCATGCACCTCAGGCAGCATCTTGAGCAATTTTACACTTTAAGTTATAAAACAGGGGCTACGCGCGGTGATAGCTGGATTGATATTGAAGGCGGTATCGGCAATTTATTTGCCTATGCTTCGCTCCGGCGCAAGTTGCCGGATACTACTTATTGTATTGACGGCGAGGGCCATCAGCTGGGCAAGGAAGGCAGCTTCATGGGACAGCATCTGCTGATTCCGAAGGAAGGTATAGCCGTGCATATCAATGCGTTCAATTTCCCCATATGGGGGATGCTGGAGAAGATTGCGGTGAATTTGCTGGCGGGTGTGCCTGCCATAGTGAAACCTGCAACGCTGACCAGTTATTTAACCGAAGCAGTAGTTAAGGAAATTGCAGCTTCGGGCATTTTACCTGACGGCGCTTTACAACTGATATGCGGCAGTGCGGGGGATTTATTGGATCATGTCACTGCGCAGGATGTGGTGACCTTTACGGGTTCTGCCTCTACGGGGCAGTTATTACGCACGCATTCCAGGATATTATCGCAGAATGTTCCTTTTACGATGGAAGCGGATTCCTTAAATTGTATTGTGCTGGGTGAAGATGTTACACCGGGTATGCCGGAGTGGGATATTTTCATTAAAGAAATCCGCAAAGAGATGACTGTTAAGGCGGGACAGAAGTGTACGGCTATACGCCGCATTTTTGTTCCATCGGAGAAGATTGAAGATGTACAGCTGGCGTTGGGCAAGGCTTTATCGCAAATCGTGATTGGCAATCCGCTGCATGAGAAGGTGCGCATGGGCGCACTGGCAGGTATGGCGCAGCGGGAAGAGGTAAGGAGCCAGGTTCAGCGGCTGCTGGCAGGTTCGCAGATCATTTATGGCAGTATGGATAGTGTGGAGCTGGTAGATGCTGATGCTTCGAGAGGGGCTTTTATGAGTCCTTTGCTTTTACTTAATGAAAATCCTTTTGATAATACGGCAGTGCACGAGGTGGAGGCTTTTGGTCCTGTTGCCACGCTGATGCCTTATGACAGTACGGAAGATGCCATTGGTTTAGCCAGGATGGGCAAGGGTTCGCTGGTTAGTTCTATTGTAACGGCCTCACCTTCTATTGCACGCGAGTATGTTACCGGTGCCGGCGCCTGGCATGGAAGGATACTTATTCTGAATGAGGCCTGTGCGCGCGAAAGTACGGGGCATGGTTCTCCCCTGCCATTGCTGGTGCATGGCGGCCCCGGAAGAGCTGGCGGCGGTGAAGAGATGGGAGGACTGAGGGGGCTTAAACACTATATGCAACGGGTAGCGGTACAGGGATCGCCCAGTATGCTTACCGCCATTACGGAGACCTATCATGCGGGCGCCAGGCAGCTGGAAGATGTGGTTCATCCTTTCAGAAAATACTTTGAGGACCTGATTGTTGGTGAGACACTGATCACTGCCAAAAGGACGATCACGGAAGCTGATATCAGCAATTTTGCGAACCTGAGCTGGGATCATTTTTATGCACATACCGATCATACTTCGCTGGAGGGGACTTTGTTTGAAAAGCCTGTAGCGCATGGGTATTTTATCATGAGCGCTGCTGCGGGGTTATTTGTCGATGCTGCAAAGGGGCCGGTATTGCTGAACTACGGCATAGACGATCTACGTTTTTTAAAACCTGTATATGCAGGCACAACAATTGGGGTAAGATTAACAGTAAAGGAAAAGATTAACCAGGAAAAGCGCGAACCGGCAGATATTGGCAAAGGGATTGTAAAATGGTATGTAGACGTTTACGATCAAACAGGCGAACAGGTAGCGGTCGGCACCATTTTAACGATGGTGAAGAAACGCGATCAATCATAAATAACACTTAAAAACCAAGGCTATGATCATAGAAGTAAAAGATGTGCAGGAAGGTTATGTGAAGACGGAGACACACAATCATATTATGACCATTGAGTTTTATCATCCGAAGGGGAACTCTTTACCGGGGCAGATATTAGCGGACCTGGCTCATGAGATCACTTATGCGGGCAATGACAAAAACATATGGGTCATTGTATTACGTTCTGCCGGAAGTGGCAGTTTCTGCGGCGGCGCCAGCTTTGAGGAATTAAAAGCTATCAAAGATGAGATGCAGGGCAAGCAGTTTTTCAGCGGCTTCGCCAATGTTATTAATGCGATGCGCAAGTGCCCGAAGCTTATCATTGCCCGTGTACATGGCAAGTGTGTTGGCGGCGGCGTGGGGCTTGTAGCGGCTGCAGACTATGCTATTGCGATGGAAGGCGCTGAAGTTAAGCTCAGTGAATTATCGATAGGCATAGGGCCTTTTGTTGTTGGCCCGGCTATAGAGCGCAAGATAGGATTATCGTCGTTCAGCCAGCTGGCGATAGATGCTTCTTTATGGCGCAATGCTGACTGGGCAAGGCGCAAGGGGTTGTATGCGGAATTGCATCCTACTTTGGAGAGCATGGAGGAATCTATTGCGCGCCTGTCGGAGACATTATCGCGTTCGAATCCTGAGGCGATGCATGAGATGAAGAAGATGTTCTGGAAAGGGACTGAGCATTGGGATCAGCTGTTGCCGGAGAGAGCTGCGATCAGCGGGAGGCTGATACTTGGGGAGTATTCGAAGAAGAAGCTGGGGGAATAGGAATGGATGGTAGATCGCAGGAGAAAAGAATAGTAATGGGAGTTGGGTATTGATACATTATTAATAGTTATAGAGATCATTTTACTCATAAAAAAGAAAGGGCACTGTATGTAAAGATACAGTGCCCTTTTTATTATTAGACTGACGGCTGCTGAGGGTCTATTTCGACCATCTGTGCTTTACTCTTATTTAAAGTTATACTCGTATAACGGATCGAGGTAGGTGTTGGGGGCCATGTCGAAGACGGGGTTGATGAGGCCGTCTTTGAGGCCGTAAACCCAGCCATGGAGGTAGGGTCTTTGCTCTTCTTTCCAGGCGCGCTGGATGGTAGAGGTTTTGGCGAGGTGGAGGACCTGTTCTTTTACGTTCAATTCAACAAGACGATCGACGCGGCTGTCTTCGTCCGGGATGGCTTCGAGTTCATCGCGGTGGAGGCGGTAAACGTCTTTGATGTTGCGGAGCCACATGTTGAGGACCTGCCTGTAGTCGTCGTTGGTCATGGCAGCTTTGATACCACCACAGCCGTAGTGGCCGCATACGATAACGTGCTTTACTTTCAGGTGAACGACGGCATATTCCAGCACGCTCAGCAAGTTAACATCGGTATGAATAACCAGGTTGGCCACGTTGCGGTGAACGAAGATCTCTCCGGGTTGGGTATTTGTAATTTCGTTGGCAGGGACACGGCTGTCGCTACAGCCAATCCATAAGAATTCTGGTTTCTGAAGATCGGCGAGCCTGTTAAAGTAATCTTTATCGGCATCCACCCTTTCTTTAGCCCAGGCCTTGTTTTCCAATAATAATCTTTCGTAGGGACTCATCATAGTCGTTTCATTTTAAGTGGTTATACACTCATTGCGGGAGTTGTATGAATAAACTTATGTGTTGATTTGTTAGGACTTTTTCTTACTTCTACTTTAATTCCTTTCAGATGTGCGTGGTAAAGGAAGTCGTTTATGACCTCTATTACATCTTTATCGATGAAGTCGGCATTGGCTACATCGATAAGCACTTCTGAGTTTTCGGGGATTTGTTCCAGTTTGTTCCGCAGTAAGGCCTTGTTCAGGAAAGACACATCTTTTCTCAACCGAAACAAGTATTTATCCTTGTCGTTCACTACAAATACCGCCGATCTGAAATTACTTCGAAGTACAAAGAAAAGTCCTACTGCAATACCAACAATAATGCCTACGAGCAGGTCGGTAAATATTATTGCCAGTATTGTAACCACGAAAGGTACGAACTGATCCCAACCTTTAACGTAGAAATCTTTAAACAGGGCTGGCTTTGCGAGTTTATAACCTGTATAAATAAGTACGCCAGCCAATGCCGACAGCGGGATGAGGTTGAGGACTCCGGGGATAAAGGCAACACATAACAGCAGCAGCAACCCGTGGAGAATAGCGGACATTTTTGTTTTACCACCGGAGTTGATATTTACGGAGGTGCGCACCACTACGGAGGTGATGGGCAGTCCTCCCAGCATACCTGATACGAGGTTTCCTATACCCTGGGCTTTGAGTTCCCTGTTTGTAGGGGTGACACGGTGGAAGGGGTCGAGTTTATCGGCAGCTTCGATGCTTAGTAATGTTTCGAGGCTGGCGACGATGGCAATGGTTATGGCTGTTGTCCAGACGAGGGGCAGTTTCAGGTATTGGAAGTGGGGCATGGTGAAGAAGGATAAGAACTCACCGGCGCTGTTTGCGACGGGGATGGCCACCATCTGGCCAGGCTTGAGCACGTAACCATTACCTGCGGCGAGGCCCAGCTTTACCATAAAAACCCCTGTTATCACCACTACCAGTGGTGCTGGAATGAACTGAAAGATGTTACTTTTCTTTACAAGCACTTTATCCCATAGC
The Filimonas effusa genome window above contains:
- the paaZ gene encoding phenylacetic acid degradation bifunctional protein PaaZ → MKKLENYLSGRWITGDGEGQALTDAVTGELIGYASSRGLDFGSALAYGRENGGAALRKMSFQERGLMLRALAMHLRQHLEQFYTLSYKTGATRGDSWIDIEGGIGNLFAYASLRRKLPDTTYCIDGEGHQLGKEGSFMGQHLLIPKEGIAVHINAFNFPIWGMLEKIAVNLLAGVPAIVKPATLTSYLTEAVVKEIAASGILPDGALQLICGSAGDLLDHVTAQDVVTFTGSASTGQLLRTHSRILSQNVPFTMEADSLNCIVLGEDVTPGMPEWDIFIKEIRKEMTVKAGQKCTAIRRIFVPSEKIEDVQLALGKALSQIVIGNPLHEKVRMGALAGMAQREEVRSQVQRLLAGSQIIYGSMDSVELVDADASRGAFMSPLLLLNENPFDNTAVHEVEAFGPVATLMPYDSTEDAIGLARMGKGSLVSSIVTASPSIAREYVTGAGAWHGRILILNEACARESTGHGSPLPLLVHGGPGRAGGGEEMGGLRGLKHYMQRVAVQGSPSMLTAITETYHAGARQLEDVVHPFRKYFEDLIVGETLITAKRTITEADISNFANLSWDHFYAHTDHTSLEGTLFEKPVAHGYFIMSAAAGLFVDAAKGPVLLNYGIDDLRFLKPVYAGTTIGVRLTVKEKINQEKREPADIGKGIVKWYVDVYDQTGEQVAVGTILTMVKKRDQS
- a CDS encoding enoyl-CoA hydratase/isomerase family protein, yielding MIIEVKDVQEGYVKTETHNHIMTIEFYHPKGNSLPGQILADLAHEITYAGNDKNIWVIVLRSAGSGSFCGGASFEELKAIKDEMQGKQFFSGFANVINAMRKCPKLIIARVHGKCVGGGVGLVAAADYAIAMEGAEVKLSELSIGIGPFVVGPAIERKIGLSSFSQLAIDASLWRNADWARRKGLYAELHPTLESMEESIARLSETLSRSNPEAMHEMKKMFWKGTEHWDQLLPERAAISGRLILGEYSKKKLGE
- a CDS encoding carbonic anhydrase — protein: MMSPYERLLLENKAWAKERVDADKDYFNRLADLQKPEFLWIGCSDSRVPANEITNTQPGEIFVHRNVANLVIHTDVNLLSVLEYAVVHLKVKHVIVCGHYGCGGIKAAMTNDDYRQVLNMWLRNIKDVYRLHRDELEAIPDEDSRVDRLVELNVKEQVLHLAKTSTIQRAWKEEQRPYLHGWVYGLKDGLINPVFDMAPNTYLDPLYEYNFK
- a CDS encoding SulP family inorganic anion transporter — its product is MKKAFKYINADASSAVVVFLVALPLCLGIALGSNAPLFSGIIAGVTGGIIIGALSGSQLSVSGPAAGLTAIVASAIGKMPVYEAFLVAVVLSGIFQVILGFLKAGMLGDYVPTSVIKGMLAAIGVILILKQIPHLVGYDTDYIGDETFRQHDTKNTFSEISGAFKSITPLAAVIGLTAILIQLLWDKVLVKKSNIFQFIPAPLVVVITGVFMVKLGLAAGNGYVLKPGQMVAIPVANSAGEFLSFFTMPHFQYLKLPLVWTTAITIAIVASLETLLSIEAADKLDPFHRVTPTNRELKAQGIGNLVSGMLGGLPITSVVVRTSVNINSGGKTKMSAILHGLLLLLCVAFIPGVLNLIPLSALAGVLIYTGYKLAKPALFKDFYVKGWDQFVPFVVTILAIIFTDLLVGIIVGIAVGLFFVLRSNFRSAVFVVNDKDKYLFRLRKDVSFLNKALLRNKLEQIPENSEVLIDVANADFIDKDVIEVINDFLYHAHLKGIKVEVRKSPNKSTHKFIHTTPAMSV